CATATTTTTCTTGCGGCTGCATTCTGAATCTGGTCAGGACTATAGTTCTTCATGATATGTAAATTCAGTTTACAGTTATATCTCGTGGCAGAATTGTATAAATAacctattcttcttcttcttcttcttcttcttcttcttctcaggCTGTGTGTGGCCGCTCTGGCCCTGGACAGCTTCTGCGGGATACGTGAGGCTCTGTACGGAGTGTTTGATGGAGACAAGAACGTGGAGGTGCCTTACCTGCTGCAGTGCACCATGGGAGACGTGCTAGCAGAGGAGCTGCACAGGGGCCAGAGGCAGGAAGACTACATGACCAACACTTTCCTCACCATGCAAAGGTACACACAGCTTATAATGACTGATTCATCACAGGTGTTCCCTTGTTTGTACATATcaatttaactttttattataattctAGACTCGTTTTTGTTATGTTATTAGCATTTATTGTATTGTGAGCTTCtatgttgcattttaaaaaatgattttattacatttattttatagaatttatatatttttggggtgATTCAGCAACATCTCTCCTGGGACTGCACATGTCAAGCCTTTTATGCATTTACAGAATTGTCTATTAATGCGGAATGTCCCTGTTtcttaatttaataaataaacaaatagttCAATATTTGCCCCGATTGTACAACTTAATTCCTCTTTTGGTTGCACCAAGTTTTTCCTCGATCAGAAGTAGAAATTTGGACTCTTCCTCATTTGTGAGCAGTAACaaagatcacacacactcctcactaAGAGCTCCTTTGttgctctgctgcaggaaacTGGGCACAGCGGGTCAGAGGATGGGGGGCTCGGCAGCTCTGTGTCACATCAGACACGACCCGGTGGCTCCAGGCGAGCACGGCGGCTGCTTCACCTTGAAGGCCGCCAACGTGGGCCGGTGCCAGGCTGTTCTGTGCCGCGACGGTAAAGCTATGCaactctccaacacacacaccgtcaAAGAGGAGCCCGAGTACCTGAGGGTCCGGCAGCACAACGCCATCATCACCGAGGTAAAGGCATATTACAAATATGAATTattgcttcatttatttattgataaagTAATACCATCACAGTCACAGTGGTTGGATAACAGACCTtcacccccccctcctgcaggaCAACAAAGTGAGTGGCGTGACTGACTCCACCAGGATCATGGGTTACTCCTTCCTGTGCCCGTCTGTGACACCCAGACCGCACGTCTCCACGGTTACGCTCACCCCGCAGGACGAGTTCTTCCTGCTGGGCAGCCGGGGATTATGGGACATGTTGTCTCCCAGCGAGGCGGTGGAGGCGGTCCGGAATGTCCCGGACGCTCTGGCTGCCGCTAAGAAGCTGGTGACTCTGGCTCAGAGCTACGGCTGCTCTGACAGCCTCAGCGCTGTGGTGGTGCAGCTCAGCATCACGGAggactgctgctgtttctgcGAGCCCCCGCCGCCCCCACCCAGCCCGGGCCTGGGGGCGCACACCAGCACACACCCCTACTCAGTGGGCGGCGACGGGGGCATCCCGCTGCCGCCCGCCTCCTCTGGGACGGTGAGCGAGCTTAGCAGCGAGTTCAGCACATCGGAGATGAGCAGCGAGGTGGGGTCCACCGCATCCTCGGAGGACCCCCCGCCTCAGGCAGAGCCCCTCCCCTCCCACCTGAACCTGCCAGGGCGGGCAGGCATTCGACGGCCGCATTGTGGAGGGGGCAGCTTCCACAGGCAGTTCTCCGGAGCTCTGTCCGACCACGGGGTGGACAGCGAGGACGAGGAGCCCATCGCCGGGGTGTTCTCCAACGGCAGCCGCGTGGAGGTGGAAGCGGACGTCCACTGCCTGCACCGCCACGGAAGCACAGCCCCCCAAACGCACACTACACCAAGCACAAAAATCCCTCCTGCTGTGGCCACGCCTTCGCCTCTTCCCTTCCCCTCCCCGTCCCCCTCCCCTGTCCCTCCCTCCTCGCCCTGCCTCAGCGGGGAGGCTCAGTCGGGGACTCTGGGCCGCAGGGCTCGTGCTAACGGCTCCGTGGCCTGCCAAGGGAGGAACCAGGACCTCATAGAGGAGGCGGGCGACGCCCCCGTCAGGAAGCAGGGGGGATACTTCAACGCTCCCGCCCAGCCGGACCCTGACGACCAGCTCATCATCCCgccagagctggaggaggaggtcCGGCAGatcatccagcagcagcagcagcagcagcagatgcagacacacagccagCCAGCACACAGCTACCAGAAGCCTGCAGACTACTTCGTCACCCCGCTCTAGCTTCCACTCTGAGTCGCACCGCTCCCTCCAAAAGACCCTCAGCGTCCTGAACATGCTTCTGGACCACAGACTGTGTTTTGTTATCTACTTCATTTTCTACTGTTAGCTCGATGCCCCTTGAAACGCAATGCAATTTTTTATAACTCTTAACATTGATCAAATCTTCACAAtgtaattgatttttttttttaccatatcTTTAATTTGAAGAAGCactttgaaatgcttttgaTTGGAAACTCATTCTTTGTTAAATGGTACTTGGAGATAGGgaccattgtgtttttgtgttgtagCAGACATTTCCCCCGTGTGTCGCGGCTCTTGGCCTTTACAGTTGTGGGAGTTAGTAAACTGTTAAACTAACTCCTAGGAGTTTAATACTTTAAAGTGACTTAGTCACTGAAGCGTACTAATATTCTCTGAGAGAAAAGATGATCATTTCAAAAGGCTGATATTCCAGGTTTGTGTTTTGGGAGTGTGCAGAGTTCAGAGTGGTGCTGCAGTGCTGAGTAAATGCtgaagggggagggagggtgtTACTACCAGCTCAATGAATGTTCTCAGAACAGTGCTACAGACTTCTTGATGATGGCAAATCGCACAAGAGAGCTACTTTTGCtatataataaattaaagttTTCAGATAAGCACAACTTGTTGACTTGGACTTATTGTGGAGGAGTGGATGTTTACTTACAGAGAATTTGTTCCTTTCTGTTAAGTTTTGTTtgtcaacatttctttaaaggCTTTTATTCGTATGAGTTTGTTTTTGAGTGACAAGAATTAGATGTCCTATTCTGCTTGTTGGGTTTTCCCCTTCCTGGAAGTGTTacagaaacatgtcacagtagaggcacaaaatacaaatatgaacctgaaaattagcagagAAGAGCCCCTTTAAATAGATGTGTGCCTTTTGAAACTTTCCTAACTACAAAAATGCAGTGGAGGTCAATagaatttagtttttataaCTGATTTAGACAATTGTCATCAGagatatctatctatctatatatctatctctctatatatagatatagatctatatctatatatatatctatctatatatatatatatatacagtggggcaaaaaagtatttagtcagccaccaattgtgcaagttctcccatttaaaaagatgagagaggcctgtattatcataggtataccttaactatgagagacagaatgagaaaaaaaaatccaggaaatcacattgtaggatttttaatgaattaattggtaaattcctcggtaaaataagtatttggtcacctacaaacaaacaagatttctggctctcacagacctgtactttcttctttaagaggctcctctgtcctccactcgttacctgtattaatgtcacctttttgaactcgttaccagtataaaagacacctgtccaaaacctcaaacagtcatactccaaactccactatggcgaagaccaaagagctgtcaaaggagaccagagacaaaattgtagacctgcaccaggctgggaaaactgaatctgcaataggtaagcagcttggtgtgaagaaatcaactgtgggagcaattattagaaaatggaagacatacaagaccactgctaatctccctcgatctggggctccacgcaagatctcaccccgtggggtcaaaatgatcacaagaacggtgagcaaaaatcccagaaccacacggggggacctagtgaatgacttgcagagagctgggaccaaagtaacagaggctaccatcagtaacacactacgccgccagggacttaatcctgcagttccagacgtgtccccctgcttaagccagtacatgtccaggcccgtctgaagtttgctagagggcatttggatgatccagaagaggattgggagaatgtcatatggtcagatgaaaccaaaatagaactttttggtaaaaactcaagtcgtcgtgtttggaggagaaagaatgcagagttgcatccaaagaacaccatacctactgtgaagcatgggggtggaaacatcatgctttggggctgtttttctgcaaagggaccaggacgactgatccgtgtaaaggaaaggatgaatggggccatgtatcgtgagattttgagtgaaaacctccttccatcagcaagggcagtgaagatgaagcgtggctgggtctttcagcatgaccatgatcccaaacacaccgccagggcaacgaaggagtggcttcgtaagaagcatttcaaggtcctggagtggcctagccagtctccagatctcaaccccatagaaaatctttggagggagttgaaagtctgtgttgcccagcgacagccccaaaacatcactgctttagaggagatctgcatggaggaatgggccaaaataccagcaacagtgtgtgaaaaccttgtgaagacttacagaaaacgtttgacctctgtcattgccaacaaagggtatataacaaagtattgagatgaacttttgttattgaccaaatacttattttccacaataatttgaaaataaattcataaaaaatcctacaatgtgattttctggatttcttttcctcattctgtctctcatagttgaggtatacctatgataacaattacaggcctctctcatctttttaaatgggagaacttgcacaattggtggctgactaaatacttttttgccccactgtatatataggGCTTGACATATAACGTAATCCATTCACTTTTATTGGATGTTAAAAACAGATATATCAAGACGTGTCACATATCGGAAACTGCATGGCTGTAGTGAGTGCAAACCTCTCAAACATGGTTATCCCTTTAAACCGATTTCAAATGAACATGGTGCTCAACGAGCCACAAACCTGCATCCGTCTCCGCATGTCACGTTGTCATAGCGCTGCTGCGATACAATCCCTGCTTTGTGTTGAATGGTAAAATTAGAACTTGGGTAATTACCTCACTCTGGAGAGTTTCTTTTGTTAGTAATTAAGTTTTGACCAAACAGACCAACAGTTACATCACTGCTGcatcttttgtgtttgtgcactcCATTGTTGGACAGCAGTGAAGTCATGGCTGGCAGGAAGCCTCTGGAGGGGACAGAGGAGCCAAACAGCAGCAGCGGTCCAGAGTTCTGGCACCCCCTACAGGCTGATTAGATTTGCTTGTAATCATAAACACAACAGTTCATTATAATCACATTGATAGGTTTAATTTGAATAGACACATTCATGGACAGTATCAATATCAAAAAGGTTGCATTATAGAACAAACGTtgacataaaaacatgaattaaaaacatttatgaaatcaAGAGTTAAAACCATCCAACATACAAACAGTTCCAAAAATCAACACCAATGTCTAAAGCCAAAGAGCCAATGACATCAGCAGAAGTATTTAACGTGACATGGAATTAAAAAGAACACGATTAAACCTTACACTGCTCCCAAATGCAGTAcaaaatattgcatttaatATTTGGAGTGCATGTGGATTTTTGTCCATAAACAATGACCGAGGGTTTTGAGACTTAAATTCTCAACACCCGTTATCCTGAGCTGtagggaagaaaaaaagcacttaaTAGGCAGCAGTTAGCATCATCCATTTGAGTTTTCCTATTTATCTATCTACAACAAAATCACCATGGTATTATACGGTGCTTTGAAAGGTCACTATGGAATGTTTCACGCTGCATAGAGAAAGGTGGTTTGGGCTACTGTTCCGGGTCCTGCTGTCGTCCTGCTGTGGATACTCTTGAGAAAGCATCGTAGATCCAGACATGACCGATTTGAGCCGTGAGCTTCTATCAGACATGTCACATGACAGATGTGTCGCCATAGGATTTCAACTTGAGTCAATTCATTGCATAAACAGGACACCTGTGTGTGCTACAGTAAGAAGAggtgtgtgaatgctgacttgtcTATGtgaaagcactttaaaaaaggggggtAAATACTGGAAAATGGCCTGATTAATGCAGTGTACGCACTTTTTGCAAGATGTttcaaaacaaagagaaaggggaaCACAAAAGTTGTTCTGTAAAATAATCCCTTCATGACCTCTCAGGGCCTCTGTAGTTTGCTAAATCTATAAAATTGTCTCTAAAGGTCTGTATAAGCCGTCATTATTGTAAACTCAGTCCTTTTATCCTTGTGACCATCCTCTGGGAATGATTACAACATCTTTCCAGGTTGTGATACACTAGCCTGATTCAGAGTAGGTTTCCATGGTGATATGCCCCAGTTAAAAGTGAGCCAGCTTTATGATACCAGAACTATTTGTGATCCAGacccctgtcctcctcctctgtcccctCACACAGAGGTTGTGTCGGCCCTCAGCGGGGCTCTCTGTGCGTTGGATCTGGCCTGCCGTTTGTCCGCCTCTCTGCGTTTTCTCTCCTCCAGGTAGCGCCTCACTCCCCGGATGGTCTGGAAGGTGAGCACGGTGCCGGCGGCATACAGGATGGCTGTGATGAGCCCGAACAGAGCCACGGCTGCATCGGCCCCGCCCACATCGCAGTTCATCCATGTGTAGCCTCTCCCGGCGTAAATCCTGGCGCGCTGCTGACACACGTCTGTGGAGTTCACCCTGATGATGAAGTGCAGGTAGAGCCCCACGGCCACCACGTACGCCACTGCGCCCACCGCCTGGAACACCAGCGATCCGTACAGAAGCTTCCGGGACATGTGGTGGGGGGGTTTGTTCCCGGCCACCACAAACAGCAGCGAGAGGACCCCGAGGGTGAGGCTGAAGGGGACGCCACCGTAGAGGCCCGGCGCCCGCATCTGGCTGTACTGCATGTCCAGTTCTCGCGCCTTCTGCAGCTCGGTGCCCTGCAGGTTGAAGTTGGCTGTTCATGTCGAAGCCGCCCAACCCGGCCCCCGAGGACATGCCAGATGACACCATGTGAGCTGCAACCAGGCAGATTAGAACCAGGCTGTTTGTCAGGACGGCGCAGATCAGCATGATGCCTGAAGGGGGACAACACATGAGACAGGTGAGGGATTAAATCACAACATCAGATCAAGGGATGTGATTCACTGCACAGATAGCCTTTTAGATACAAAATAAACCGATTCTTTACTGAAATGATGAGAAGACTGCGATAAAGAGCTAGAATGATATGCTTCTGCCAACCAATGAAGTGCAGTTGCAGTTGACATTATCATTAGTGTTTGTTTATGGCAGGACATTTTGGTGAGGATACAGTGATTTATCATCACGTCATCCTTGAGTCCAAGTGGACATTTGTGACAAGTTTGAAGTTGTTCCCTTAATGCATTCCTCAGAGAGAATGGGACCGATATGGTGTCACAGTGAACTTGACCTTTGAACCTCAAAACCAGTCCCTACTCCGTAATAATATACCTAAACTAATTGTCAGAATATGAAGGACCTTAAGTGTCCTCTGCGAATATGCACCCCTTTAAGATTTAGGGACACAATTATTGAATACTTGTTGTATTGTTAGTCTGGTGGGATTAACAACTGGGCAGAATGGGCCACTGTTACATGAATAAAGCAATGTGTGAGGAAATCTGAAAAagaataaattatatttaaaaaaataatgtaattgttcTGTGCTTATATGCAAGTGGTGGCTCGTGGGtaacatataaatacatgtgaaaACAATGTTATTAGTTGTGAATATATGTAGGGTTTCAAATAGTAATAAATACAACTACTTTATAACATCTATTAATTAGCATtaatcagaaaaatgtaaaaaaattaTTGGAAAAGTTCCAAAGGTGATGCCTTCAAATGTAGTGTTGCCTGAGCAACAATACCAATATATATCATTGTGTATTAATAATTAACGAATGGGGTGGGTagattattgttttttacattcCTAGAAGATTACCTCTTTTGTTccataaaatacatgaaatattcAGACCCAGATATCAGGTTATCCAATATCCTCCTTTGTTAAACTTAGCTCTGCAAAGTGTTAACTCAGTAAAAAGAGGCCTGTAAACACCAGCAAACAGGTCCGTCCAGTATTCACAGAAGGAAGAAGTAAGGCTGCCGCAGTATGACTGAAACCAAAGTCCGCCCTGTGACGCAGCAGACAGAGCTTTCATTCATATTCGACCCACTGTGATCTTGACATACCTCTCCTCGAGCA
This DNA window, taken from Eleginops maclovinus isolate JMC-PN-2008 ecotype Puerto Natales chromosome 9, JC_Emac_rtc_rv5, whole genome shotgun sequence, encodes the following:
- the si:ch211-191a24.4 gene encoding LOW QUALITY PROTEIN: MARVEL domain-containing protein 3 (The sequence of the model RefSeq protein was modified relative to this genomic sequence to represent the inferred CDS: deleted 1 base in 1 codon) yields the protein MSQPPRSNRGHRERNGEHRNRESNDDRSSSRPPYYPREVDSPPKHVREREVPRVEHHESKCSHICSRRGIMLICAVLTNSLVLICLVAAHMVSSGMSSGAGLGGFDMNSNFNLQGTELQKARELDMQYSQMRAPGLYGGVPFSLTLGVLSLLFVVAGNKPPHHMSRKLLYGSLVFQAVGAVAYVVAVGLYLHFIIRVNSTDVCQQRARIYAGRGYTWMNCDVGGADAAVALFGLITAILYAAGTVLTFQTIRGVRRYLEERKRREADKRQARSNAQRAPLRADTTSV